In Sordaria macrospora chromosome 5, complete sequence, a single window of DNA contains:
- a CDS encoding mitochondrial 54S ribosomal protein mL61, with protein sequence MVGVIRRLNVVRELLNIRAGPGAALLPKEVTKVHLQFAHKIEGGHMGPRKFWRQNLPKLKYWNPAVPMVINRTSDQNGPAVMTIYFRNDKEATPSSAPFPISSADGSSPAPKPAKGERIVTIDMKNRKSSVILNEFLTTTGAVPLQPTPKDEEEFREFEDLRRKSEIDRERIRKMNDAKKREKAMLAKAMSDAQSIKAASA encoded by the exons ATGGTTGGCGTTATTCGTCGTCTCAATGTCGTCAGGGAA CTCCTGAACATCCGCGCCGGGCCGGGCgctgccctcctccccaaggaGGTCACCAAGGTGCATTTGCAGTTTGCTCACAAGATCGAAGGTGGCCATATGGGTCCCAG GAAGTTCTGGAGGCAGAATCTCCCGAAGCTCAAGTACTGGAATCCCGCGGTCCCCATGGTGATCAACAGGACAAGCGACCAGAACGGTCCCGCTGTCATGACCATTTACTTCCGCAACGACAAGGAGGCTACGCCATCTTCGGCCCCCTTTCCGATTTCCTCGGCTGACGGTTCATCCCCAGCCCCGAAGCCTGCCAAGGGCGAGAGGATAGTCACCATCGACATGAAGAACCGCAAGTCGTCCGTTATTCTTAACGAATTTCTGACCACGACTGGTGCCGTTCCACTTCAGCCGACgcccaaggacgaggaggagttcCGCGAGTTCGAGGACCTTCGTAGGAAGTCCGAGATTGACCGCGAGCGCATCCGGAAGATGAACGAtgcaaagaagagagagaaggccATGTTGGCCAAGGCCATGAGCGACGCCCAGTCCATCAAGGCCGCTTCCGCATAG